One Gloeothece verrucosa PCC 7822 DNA window includes the following coding sequences:
- a CDS encoding Uma2 family endonuclease, translating to MSTITINLKPLIALTREAFYELCQANPDISFERTAQGELVIVSPVGGGSGKKEADIIADLALWNRQTGLGVVFSSSTIFSLPLGADRSPDAAWISLERWNALTPRQQEQFPPICPDFVIELRSQSDNLKPLQGKMQEYLDNGIRLGWLIDPKNQQVEIYRPRQDIEVLKSPISLSGEDVLPGFILDVSRILNG from the coding sequence GTGAGTACCATTACCATTAATCTTAAACCATTAATTGCTTTAACAAGAGAGGCGTTTTATGAACTCTGTCAAGCTAACCCGGATATTTCCTTTGAACGTACCGCACAAGGAGAGTTAGTCATTGTGTCACCTGTAGGAGGAGGAAGTGGAAAAAAAGAAGCGGATATTATTGCTGATTTAGCGCTTTGGAATCGTCAAACGGGATTAGGGGTGGTGTTTAGTTCTTCGACTATTTTTAGTCTACCATTAGGTGCTGATCGTTCTCCTGATGCGGCGTGGATATCTCTGGAACGATGGAATGCTTTAACTCCTCGACAACAGGAACAATTTCCGCCAATCTGTCCTGATTTTGTGATTGAATTGCGTTCGCAAAGTGATAATTTAAAACCTCTTCAAGGGAAAATGCAAGAGTATTTAGATAATGGTATTAGATTAGGGTGGCTAATTGATCCGAAAAATCAACAGGTAGAAATTTATCGTCCGAGACAAGATATAGAAGTGTTAAAGTCTCCTATTAGTTTATCGGGTGAGGATGTATTACCGGGTTTTATTTTGGATGTGAGTCGAATTTTGAACGGGTGA
- a CDS encoding patatin-like phospholipase family protein, giving the protein MTFRILSLDGGGIRGVVTATMLIEVERQIKQLTGQSLQQYFDLFVGTSTGSILAAALAAGYTAQTLVDLYKENGATIFPRDNHLLNRWSLIHKNPANFINPQYSDEGLIKVLQEQLPRKNLGDLLPKLVLITSYDTIHRRPIVLKNWEEEYKNIPIWEACVCSASAPTFFPAHGLTIGNQDYSAIDGGMFAGNPSICAIAEATNLIQHYATDYPTLNCPSLQQSAENGQEIALLSLGTGRFTRSISLEDARDWGLIKWAGPLVDIMFGSSSTINDEIAKKLIDPHDYYLRLQFDLTDVNEDMDDASEKNINHLIVATQNYLEDGTKPKISHFIQAGSSS; this is encoded by the coding sequence ATGACTTTTCGCATACTCAGTTTAGATGGTGGTGGAATTCGTGGAGTCGTAACCGCTACGATGTTAATCGAGGTAGAAAGACAAATTAAACAACTAACTGGACAATCTCTACAACAATACTTTGATTTATTTGTTGGAACTTCTACTGGTTCAATTCTAGCTGCGGCTCTAGCTGCTGGCTACACGGCTCAAACATTAGTTGATCTTTACAAAGAAAATGGAGCAACAATTTTTCCGAGAGATAATCATCTTCTTAATAGATGGAGCTTAATCCATAAAAATCCGGCAAATTTTATCAACCCTCAATACTCGGACGAAGGATTAATTAAGGTTTTACAAGAGCAATTGCCACGCAAAAATTTAGGAGACTTATTGCCTAAATTAGTGCTGATAACCTCTTATGATACCATTCATCGGCGACCTATTGTTTTAAAAAATTGGGAGGAAGAATATAAAAACATTCCCATTTGGGAAGCTTGTGTCTGTTCGGCTTCTGCCCCGACATTTTTCCCGGCTCATGGACTGACAATTGGCAATCAAGATTATTCAGCGATTGATGGCGGAATGTTTGCCGGTAATCCGTCGATTTGTGCCATCGCTGAAGCCACTAATTTAATTCAGCATTATGCCACAGATTATCCAACGCTAAACTGTCCATCTTTGCAACAAAGTGCAGAAAATGGCCAAGAAATAGCTCTATTATCTTTAGGTACTGGAAGATTCACTCGTTCTATTTCTCTAGAAGATGCACGAGATTGGGGCCTTATAAAATGGGCAGGGCCATTAGTAGATATAATGTTTGGTAGCTCATCTACAATTAATGATGAAATTGCTAAAAAACTAATTGATCCTCACGATTATTATCTGCGGCTTCAATTCGATTTAACTGACGTTAATGAGGATATGGATGATGCGAGTGAGAAAAATATCAATCATCTAATTGTGGCAACACAAAATTATCTAGAAGATGGCACTAAACCTAAAATCAGCCACTTCATACAGGCCGGCAGTAGCTCCTAA
- a CDS encoding acyltransferase family protein yields MNTANYLSKKYLYWIDYSKGILILIIVFYHFFQNYRDGSGLVNFLYQIGNSLAFTAVNIFFVIAGFNTTLSLLKQVNQNSQGFNQINWFNWLKKRLVRLYPTYWLVILVTMILYLATGHQIKINSLGDFILIAIGWPGYARYKTLNPGFWFFSAILQGYLITPLIFFICNNRPIRILNLGLGLGILTKIICLISLSNNFIDTASLIQNNWILSYIFPFCLGFYWGFIYYKNDQLRRKDWLISLVAFAIGLVIYAILLISKIDVRYMLGFDLLFTPLIMLLCYWVSQKIIEKITYLKELIALLGRNSYQIYLLHQPLLFILLPSLIKYIKLPLYPRLAISLIITACFLTLYIFLFNKIELSLKKILKFKST; encoded by the coding sequence ATGAATACAGCCAATTATTTATCAAAAAAATATTTATATTGGATTGATTATAGTAAAGGAATATTAATTTTAATTATTGTTTTTTATCATTTTTTCCAAAATTACCGAGATGGAAGCGGCTTAGTTAACTTTTTGTATCAAATAGGGAACAGCTTGGCTTTTACTGCTGTGAACATATTTTTTGTTATTGCTGGCTTTAATACGACTTTATCTTTATTAAAACAAGTCAATCAAAATTCTCAGGGTTTTAATCAAATCAACTGGTTCAATTGGCTCAAAAAAAGGTTAGTTAGATTATATCCGACCTACTGGCTGGTAATTTTGGTAACAATGATTCTTTATTTGGCTACAGGGCATCAAATAAAAATTAACTCCCTCGGGGATTTTATTTTAATTGCTATTGGTTGGCCAGGTTATGCCCGATATAAAACTTTAAATCCTGGCTTTTGGTTTTTTTCTGCTATCCTACAAGGTTATCTAATTACTCCTTTGATATTTTTTATTTGTAACAATCGCCCTATTCGTATTCTTAATCTAGGCTTAGGTTTGGGAATCTTAACTAAAATTATTTGTTTAATTAGCCTAAGCAATAACTTTATTGATACTGCCTCTCTAATTCAAAACAATTGGATTTTAAGTTATATATTTCCTTTTTGTTTAGGTTTTTATTGGGGATTTATTTATTATAAAAATGATCAACTTAGGCGAAAAGATTGGCTAATTTCTCTGGTTGCTTTTGCTATTGGTTTAGTTATTTATGCAATTTTGCTTATCTCTAAAATAGACGTTAGGTATATGTTAGGATTTGATTTGTTATTCACTCCTTTAATCATGTTACTCTGTTATTGGGTTAGTCAAAAAATTATTGAAAAAATTACCTATCTGAAGGAATTAATTGCGCTACTTGGCAGAAATTCTTATCAAATTTATTTGCTGCATCAGCCGCTTTTGTTTATCTTATTACCAAGCCTGATAAAATATATTAAATTGCCCTTATATCCTCGCCTGGCTATTTCTTTAATAATCACTGCTTGTTTTTTAACCCTATATATCTTTCTCTTCAACAAAATAGAATTATCTTTAAAAAAAATTTTAAAATTTAAAAGTACCTAA
- a CDS encoding chloride channel protein, whose translation MNLPFPLKRLHGWFKARRFGRSSVDTRYAMLESCLIGILSAIAALLLKQGVGWLGGWRVHITTKLGAVWLLPIGGLLLGLLAGQLIQVISPAAAGGGIPQVKAALARFPVPLSLRVAIAKLLGATLVLGAGLTLGRRAPTVHIGAALAAQLSQWVPTSPEHRRQMIAAGAASGLAAGFGTPIAGVLFVVEELMRDVSGLTLETAIVASFTGAVVSLLLESAGPIIPAPLNINFSAREIPLYLLLGFLAGMLGALFNWGILFCMNVQKRLRLPMPWRVGLVCMISGGVIALLPPFFRDNSGLREFLVTGELGWRSILLAFVAHFCLTILAYSSGAPGGLFAPALVLGSALGYIVGELAGWVTGSGAATTYALAGMGGFFTAVVRAPVTAIVIVFELKANFNIVLPLMLTCAVSYLVAENVFSRSIYEHLLDASGIHLSEEVPVNDFLSKLKAADVMQSQVESLESHLTLDKVLQAMSISRHRGFPVVEAGKLVGIVTQSDLSNLGERSPDVSLREIMTPKPITVQPETSLSDVLYLLNRYQLSRLPVTEGHILVGIITRTDIIQAEVKQLGGGTQGTKPPPSYVVYQTRSPALGNGRILLPLSDPEMAATLFQIAATIARHRHYEIECLQVIKIPRHQFPSEARVEVHHSRKLMQRMERLGRHLNIAVHTQVRVAQDTAESIIETIQQRHISLMLMSWKGISDSQGAIFGSVADTLIHKAPCDLMLVKLGASANAYPLNLEHNATWLVPMAGGPNAQRAIELLPSLTRLYSNPDAPQLWLCKVYPPSEIEPDSQGLEEAAQILRDKLNKPIFPISIRSNSVSDALIQLARAEECDVIVLGASREGLLQQAIHGNIPDAIARGVDSTVIVVRGAID comes from the coding sequence ATGAATTTACCTTTTCCCCTAAAACGCCTGCATGGTTGGTTTAAAGCTAGACGTTTCGGACGCAGTTCCGTCGATACCCGCTATGCCATGCTGGAATCTTGTCTCATCGGGATTTTATCGGCGATCGCGGCCTTACTCCTTAAACAGGGGGTAGGATGGTTAGGAGGATGGCGAGTTCATATTACTACTAAACTTGGGGCAGTCTGGCTACTTCCCATCGGCGGATTATTATTAGGATTACTGGCCGGTCAGTTAATACAAGTGATCTCACCGGCGGCTGCCGGTGGAGGCATTCCCCAAGTCAAAGCCGCTTTAGCTCGCTTTCCGGTGCCTCTGTCTTTACGGGTAGCCATCGCTAAATTACTGGGGGCAACCTTAGTATTAGGCGCAGGGTTAACCCTTGGGCGGCGAGCGCCTACAGTTCATATAGGGGCGGCCTTAGCGGCTCAATTGAGTCAATGGGTTCCCACTTCCCCAGAACATCGGCGACAGATGATTGCAGCCGGGGCCGCTTCAGGACTAGCGGCGGGGTTTGGGACTCCCATAGCGGGAGTTTTATTTGTGGTTGAAGAATTGATGCGCGATGTCTCTGGGTTAACTTTAGAAACAGCCATCGTGGCTTCCTTTACTGGGGCAGTGGTATCTTTATTACTCGAGTCTGCTGGTCCCATTATACCCGCACCTCTAAACATAAACTTTTCCGCTCGAGAAATTCCTCTATATCTTTTGCTCGGTTTTTTAGCGGGAATGCTAGGAGCGTTATTTAATTGGGGAATTCTCTTTTGTATGAACGTACAAAAGCGGCTGAGATTGCCGATGCCTTGGCGGGTTGGCTTAGTCTGTATGATTTCTGGGGGAGTGATTGCCCTGTTACCGCCTTTTTTCCGCGATAACTCGGGACTGAGGGAGTTTTTAGTCACTGGGGAATTAGGTTGGCGTAGTATTCTGTTGGCTTTTGTGGCTCATTTTTGCCTAACCATCTTAGCTTATAGTTCGGGCGCTCCCGGAGGATTATTTGCCCCGGCGCTGGTGTTGGGTTCCGCTTTGGGCTATATCGTGGGAGAATTAGCCGGATGGGTGACGGGTTCAGGAGCGGCTACCACTTACGCGCTGGCGGGAATGGGAGGGTTTTTTACGGCGGTGGTTCGCGCTCCGGTGACAGCGATTGTGATTGTCTTTGAATTAAAGGCTAATTTTAATATTGTACTGCCGTTGATGCTGACTTGTGCGGTGTCTTATTTGGTGGCAGAAAATGTGTTTAGTCGTTCGATTTATGAACATTTGCTTGATGCGAGTGGGATTCATTTAAGCGAGGAAGTGCCGGTTAATGATTTCTTGAGTAAGTTAAAAGCGGCTGATGTGATGCAGTCTCAGGTAGAAAGCTTAGAAAGTCATCTTACTCTAGATAAAGTGCTACAGGCGATGTCTATATCCCGTCATCGCGGGTTTCCGGTGGTAGAAGCGGGAAAATTAGTGGGAATTGTCACTCAGAGTGATTTATCGAATTTGGGTGAGCGCTCACCCGATGTATCTCTGCGTGAGATTATGACCCCAAAACCGATTACTGTGCAACCGGAAACCTCTTTAAGTGATGTTCTCTATTTACTCAACCGCTATCAATTATCTCGTTTACCGGTGACAGAAGGACATATTTTAGTGGGGATTATTACCCGCACCGATATTATTCAAGCAGAAGTTAAGCAACTCGGAGGCGGAACTCAAGGAACTAAACCGCCCCCGTCTTATGTGGTTTATCAGACTCGTTCGCCGGCTTTGGGGAATGGACGGATTTTATTGCCGCTTAGTGATCCGGAGATGGCTGCAACCTTATTTCAAATTGCCGCAACCATCGCTCGTCATCGCCACTATGAAATCGAATGTCTGCAAGTGATTAAGATTCCTAGACATCAATTTCCTTCTGAAGCTCGAGTTGAGGTTCATCATAGCCGCAAGCTGATGCAGCGTATGGAAAGATTAGGGCGACATTTGAATATTGCCGTTCATACTCAAGTGAGAGTCGCTCAGGATACGGCTGAATCCATTATAGAAACTATTCAGCAACGGCATATTAGTTTAATGTTAATGAGTTGGAAAGGAATTAGTGATAGTCAAGGGGCAATTTTTGGCAGTGTTGCAGATACCTTGATTCATAAAGCTCCCTGTGATTTAATGTTAGTTAAACTTGGAGCTAGTGCTAATGCTTATCCCCTAAATTTAGAGCATAATGCTACTTGGTTAGTGCCGATGGCGGGGGGGCCAAATGCTCAACGAGCAATTGAATTATTACCGAGTTTAACACGATTATATTCTAATCCGGATGCCCCTCAGTTGTGGCTGTGTAAAGTTTATCCTCCTTCAGAGATTGAACCGGATTCTCAAGGGTTAGAAGAAGCGGCTCAAATTTTAAGAGATAAATTGAATAAACCGATTTTTCCTATTTCTATTCGTTCTAATTCTGTTTCTGATGCTTTAATACAATTAGCTCGCGCCGAAGAGTGTGATGTGATTGTTTTGGGAGCGTCTCGGGAAGGGTTATTACAGCAGGCTATTCATGGGAATATTCCTGATGCTATTGCTCGTGGGGTTGATAGTACGGTTATTGTGGTACGAGGAGCGATTGATTAA